The proteins below are encoded in one region of Lactuca sativa cultivar Salinas chromosome 3, Lsat_Salinas_v11, whole genome shotgun sequence:
- the LOC111895827 gene encoding putative F-box/FBD/LRR-repeat protein At4g13965 isoform X1 — MDVESDRLSSLPDDLIHKIISFISIKDAIATSVLSSKWRSIWTSMPYLTFENLNHGPSISNFISNVLSHRDNETQVSSVSLVLGKRVRDDESVTDILNCALSHNVQQLSVTRSPEKIVGRPLVYRLSSIATSAWDLPALTTLHLHHIQLSDDNDFFSKFTNLKNLFLRRCTLMKGAKVLNICLPRLSDLTLEYIRMDMELKEYVNVAAPQLQNLTIKWCAGKHLISAPGLASLVIEISHPWQISTPGFPCLEKADLCMNHPFIADAHEIVCLLQHLRSAKLLILSLGILQRLFEEREHLSSSMELIPHQTCVFANARILKFIPKLPVKVYLEVQAEEKVTEIKNYDTSPGAIFPMVSHKMIMETLQEIKVMGDMASAQIFVKNLRLFLKECKANTNNKAQMDEHGKPQVEKPWAWEFQLNLGEMMALIKQSKSVALETCLIMAKFRPSSSERLQIIEWLQEMRSLFQCIEGLMTPKKDVMQPIFSRLCEDATILTNSILGWMKTRQETQDTNVLSI; from the exons ATGGATGTAGAAAGCGATAGACTAAGCAGCTTGCCAGACGATCTTATCCATAAAATAATTTCTTTTATTAGCATCAAAGATGCAATAGCAACCAGTGTTTTGTCATCTAAATGGAGGTCTATCTGGACTTCAATGCCCTATCTGACTTTCGAAAATCTCAATCATGGGCCCAGCATCTCcaattttatttctaatgttttgtcTCACCGTGATAATGAAACACAAGTTTCTTCGGTCAGTCTCGTACTTGGGAAAAGAGTAAGGGATGATGAATCTGTTACAGACATTCTCAATTGTGCATTGTCTCACAATGTCCAACAACTCAGTGTTACGCGCTCGCCTGAGAAAATTGTTGGACGCCCCCTCGTTTACCGATTATCATCAATTGCCACATCAGCGTGGGACCTCCCAGCTTTAACGACATTGCATCTTCATCATATCCAATTGTCTGATGATAATGATTTTTTCTCCAAATTCACCAATTTGAAGAACCTGTTCTTAAGACGATGCACATTAATGAAGGGAGCAAAAGTTTTGAATATTTGTCTTCCTCGACTTTCAGATCTTACACTTGAATATATACGTATGGATATGGAATTGAAGGAGTATGTAAATGTGGCTGCACCTCAACTCCAGAACCTCACTATTAAATGGTGCGCTGGGAAGCATCTGATTTCTGCACCTGGGCTCGCCTCCTTGGTGATAGAAATTTCTCATCCATGGCAGATTTCTACACCAGGCTTCCCTTGTTTGGAGAAGGCTGATCTTTGTATGAACCATCCATTCATTGCAGATGCTCATGAAATAGTTTGTCTGCTTCAACACCTCCGCAGTGCCAAGCTTCTTATACTTAGCTTGGGGATTCTACAG CGTCTTTTTGAAGAAAGGGAG CATCTTTCTTCATCCATGGAACTAATCCCACATCAAACTTGTGTGTTTGCTAACGCAAGGATATTAAAGTTTATACCAAAATTGCCGGTTAAGGTATACTTGGAAGTGCAGGCAGAAGAGAAAGTAACTGAAATAAAAAACTACGATACTTCTCCAGGTGCCATCTTCCCAATGGTATCACATAAG ATGATTATGGAAACACTGCAGGAGATTAAAGTTATGGGGGATATGGCATCAGCACAAATATTTGTGAAAAACTTGAGACTGTTTCTTAAAGAATGTAAAGCAAATACAAATAACAAGGCTCAAATGGATGAACATGGCAAACCACAGGTTGAGAAGCCCTGGGCATGGGAATTTCAGTTGAACCTTGGGGAAATGATGGCACTGATTAAGCAAAGCAAATCTGTAGCATTGGAGACTTGTCTCATCATGGCAAAGTTTAGGCCAAGCAGTAGTGAAAGATTACAGATTATTGAATGGTTGCAGGAAATGCGTTCATTGTTTCAGTGCATTGAAGGATTGATGACACCCAAGAAGGATGTGATGCAACCGATTTTTTCTAGATTGTGTGAAGATGCTACCATTCTCACTAATAGTATATTGGGATGGATGAAGACCAGACAGGAAACTCAAGACACCAATGTGCTTAGTATTTAG
- the LOC111895827 gene encoding putative F-box/FBD/LRR-repeat protein At4g13965 isoform X2, with product MDVESDRLSSLPDDLIHKIISFISIKDAIATSVLSSKWRSIWTSMPYLTFENLNHGPSISNFISNVLSHRDNETQVSSVSLVLGKRVRDDESVTDILNCALSHNVQQLSVTRSPEKIVGRPLVYRLSSIATSAWDLPALTTLHLHHIQLSDDNDFFSKFTNLKNLFLRRCTLMKGAKVLNICLPRLSDLTLEYIRMDMELKEYVNVAAPQLQNLTIKWCAGKHLISAPGLASLVIEISHPWQISTPGFPCLEKADLCMNHPFIADAHEIVCLLQHLRSAKLLILSLGILQRLFEEREHLSSSMELIPHQTCVFANARILKFIPKLPVKVYLEVQAEEKVTEIKNYDTSPGAIFPMVSHKEIKVMGDMASAQIFVKNLRLFLKECKANTNNKAQMDEHGKPQVEKPWAWEFQLNLGEMMALIKQSKSVALETCLIMAKFRPSSSERLQIIEWLQEMRSLFQCIEGLMTPKKDVMQPIFSRLCEDATILTNSILGWMKTRQETQDTNVLSI from the exons ATGGATGTAGAAAGCGATAGACTAAGCAGCTTGCCAGACGATCTTATCCATAAAATAATTTCTTTTATTAGCATCAAAGATGCAATAGCAACCAGTGTTTTGTCATCTAAATGGAGGTCTATCTGGACTTCAATGCCCTATCTGACTTTCGAAAATCTCAATCATGGGCCCAGCATCTCcaattttatttctaatgttttgtcTCACCGTGATAATGAAACACAAGTTTCTTCGGTCAGTCTCGTACTTGGGAAAAGAGTAAGGGATGATGAATCTGTTACAGACATTCTCAATTGTGCATTGTCTCACAATGTCCAACAACTCAGTGTTACGCGCTCGCCTGAGAAAATTGTTGGACGCCCCCTCGTTTACCGATTATCATCAATTGCCACATCAGCGTGGGACCTCCCAGCTTTAACGACATTGCATCTTCATCATATCCAATTGTCTGATGATAATGATTTTTTCTCCAAATTCACCAATTTGAAGAACCTGTTCTTAAGACGATGCACATTAATGAAGGGAGCAAAAGTTTTGAATATTTGTCTTCCTCGACTTTCAGATCTTACACTTGAATATATACGTATGGATATGGAATTGAAGGAGTATGTAAATGTGGCTGCACCTCAACTCCAGAACCTCACTATTAAATGGTGCGCTGGGAAGCATCTGATTTCTGCACCTGGGCTCGCCTCCTTGGTGATAGAAATTTCTCATCCATGGCAGATTTCTACACCAGGCTTCCCTTGTTTGGAGAAGGCTGATCTTTGTATGAACCATCCATTCATTGCAGATGCTCATGAAATAGTTTGTCTGCTTCAACACCTCCGCAGTGCCAAGCTTCTTATACTTAGCTTGGGGATTCTACAG CGTCTTTTTGAAGAAAGGGAG CATCTTTCTTCATCCATGGAACTAATCCCACATCAAACTTGTGTGTTTGCTAACGCAAGGATATTAAAGTTTATACCAAAATTGCCGGTTAAGGTATACTTGGAAGTGCAGGCAGAAGAGAAAGTAACTGAAATAAAAAACTACGATACTTCTCCAGGTGCCATCTTCCCAATGGTATCACATAAG GAGATTAAAGTTATGGGGGATATGGCATCAGCACAAATATTTGTGAAAAACTTGAGACTGTTTCTTAAAGAATGTAAAGCAAATACAAATAACAAGGCTCAAATGGATGAACATGGCAAACCACAGGTTGAGAAGCCCTGGGCATGGGAATTTCAGTTGAACCTTGGGGAAATGATGGCACTGATTAAGCAAAGCAAATCTGTAGCATTGGAGACTTGTCTCATCATGGCAAAGTTTAGGCCAAGCAGTAGTGAAAGATTACAGATTATTGAATGGTTGCAGGAAATGCGTTCATTGTTTCAGTGCATTGAAGGATTGATGACACCCAAGAAGGATGTGATGCAACCGATTTTTTCTAGATTGTGTGAAGATGCTACCATTCTCACTAATAGTATATTGGGATGGATGAAGACCAGACAGGAAACTCAAGACACCAATGTGCTTAGTATTTAG